In a single window of the Caulobacter soli genome:
- a CDS encoding trypsin-like serine peptidase, translated as MAWDLSVDLIQATVQLEQPLGDGSRTVGTGFLIEDPTPDGRPRTILVTAGHVFDKMPGASAKIGYRIQSADGVWRYDPHTLKIRDGDHPLWTKHPSRDVAAIEVEAPPEFAKAAIPLAWLAQDDTFNKYSLGPGDEMMALGFPRGLSANPAGFPILRSGRVASYPLAPASVFPTFLMDFSVFPGNSGGPVFMAEGARRRPGSSESQEVQFIAGMLTQQVELSGERLEIGIVTHAKYIRETVAMLDKTAGPPVVQAKPAKPAEPQTQAATQAAAQNAVAVSAAAMAVAR; from the coding sequence CGATCTGATCCAGGCGACCGTGCAGCTTGAACAGCCGCTCGGTGACGGATCGCGTACGGTCGGCACGGGCTTCCTGATCGAGGATCCCACCCCCGACGGTCGCCCCCGCACCATCCTGGTCACCGCCGGCCACGTCTTCGACAAGATGCCCGGCGCCTCGGCCAAGATCGGCTATCGCATCCAGAGCGCCGACGGCGTCTGGCGCTACGACCCCCACACCCTGAAGATCCGCGACGGCGACCATCCGCTGTGGACCAAGCATCCCAGCCGCGACGTCGCGGCGATCGAGGTCGAGGCCCCGCCGGAATTCGCCAAGGCGGCGATCCCCCTGGCCTGGCTGGCCCAGGACGACACCTTCAACAAGTACAGCCTGGGTCCGGGCGACGAGATGATGGCCCTGGGCTTCCCGCGCGGGCTGTCGGCCAATCCGGCGGGCTTTCCGATCCTGCGGTCGGGCCGGGTCGCCTCTTATCCGCTGGCCCCGGCCAGCGTGTTCCCCACGTTCCTGATGGACTTCTCGGTGTTCCCCGGCAATTCGGGCGGGCCGGTGTTCATGGCCGAGGGCGCGCGCCGTCGGCCGGGGTCGAGCGAGAGCCAGGAAGTGCAGTTCATCGCCGGCATGCTGACCCAGCAGGTCGAGCTGTCGGGCGAGCGCCTGGAGATCGGCATCGTCACCCACGCCAAGTATATCCGCGAGACGGTGGCCATGCTCGACAAGACGGCCGGCCCGCCCGTGGTCCAGGCCAAACCCGCCAAGCCGGCCGAGCCCCAGACCCAGGCGGCGACCCAGGCCGCCGCCCAGAACGCCGTGGCCGTCTCGGCCGCCGCCATGGCCGTCGCTCGGTAA
- a CDS encoding MaoC family dehydratase produces MKEVAYADVASLVGQEIGVSDWVEISQERVNQFAQATGDHQWIHVDVERATREIGGPIAHGFLTLSLIPMLGADILRVTGVTRGINYGCDKVRFTGMVRVGKKVRMRQKLLGVEPKAGGLQLKNECTIEIEGEERPACVAETISIIYG; encoded by the coding sequence ATGAAGGAAGTCGCCTATGCCGACGTCGCCAGCCTGGTCGGCCAGGAGATCGGGGTCTCCGACTGGGTCGAGATCAGCCAGGAGCGGGTCAACCAGTTCGCCCAAGCGACCGGCGACCACCAGTGGATCCATGTCGACGTCGAGCGCGCGACCCGCGAGATCGGCGGCCCGATCGCCCATGGCTTCCTGACGCTGTCGCTGATCCCGATGCTGGGCGCCGACATCCTGCGGGTCACCGGCGTGACGCGCGGCATCAACTACGGCTGCGACAAGGTGCGTTTCACCGGCATGGTCCGGGTCGGCAAGAAGGTGCGCATGCGCCAGAAGCTGCTGGGCGTCGAACCCAAGGCTGGCGGCCTGCAACTGAAGAACGAATGCACGATCGAGATCGAGGGCGAGGAGCGCCCGGCCTGCGTGGCCGAGACGATCTCGATCATCTACGGCTAA
- a CDS encoding Nramp family divalent metal transporter: MFALPKTATAPFCPAEVRGAVAVPDGLSTWQRVLRFAGPGLLVSVGYMDPGNWATDIEAGSRYGTALLFVVALSSLAAIVLQTLSLRLGLVTGRDLAQMSRERYGPRTVKIQWALAEIAIIACDIAEVLGSALAFKLLLGIPLWAGVLLTALDTVIVLGLKGKGFRQLEAIILGLVGTIGICFLVQLILVRPDAGAVARGLIPSLDALKQGNALYLAIGIVGATIMPHNLYLHSSIVQTRVVPADEPGKRSALRLATLDTVASLAVALFINAAILILAASAFHRAGITDVAGIEEAHRLLEPLTGAAVAGLLFGIALFASGQSSTFTGTIAGQVILEGFLNLKIPCWQRRLITRGLAIVPALVGVLTLGEHSVGKLLVLTQVVLSAQLPFAIFPLLRFTDDKALMGVFANGLLTKAVAWGLFMVISAANAWLVFQTLAG, encoded by the coding sequence ATGTTCGCCCTTCCCAAGACCGCCACCGCCCCCTTCTGCCCCGCCGAGGTGCGCGGCGCCGTGGCCGTTCCCGACGGCCTGTCGACCTGGCAGAGGGTGCTGCGCTTCGCCGGCCCCGGCCTGCTGGTCAGCGTCGGCTACATGGACCCCGGCAACTGGGCGACCGACATCGAAGCCGGCTCGCGCTACGGCACGGCGCTGCTGTTCGTGGTGGCGCTGTCCAGCCTGGCGGCCATCGTCCTGCAGACCCTGAGCCTGCGGCTGGGCCTGGTCACCGGCCGGGATCTCGCCCAGATGTCGCGCGAGCGCTACGGGCCGCGCACGGTCAAGATCCAGTGGGCGCTGGCCGAGATCGCCATCATCGCCTGCGACATCGCCGAGGTGCTGGGCAGCGCCCTGGCCTTCAAGCTGCTGCTGGGCATACCCCTGTGGGCCGGCGTGCTGCTGACCGCGCTGGACACGGTCATCGTGCTGGGCCTGAAGGGCAAGGGCTTCCGGCAGCTGGAAGCGATCATCCTGGGCCTGGTCGGCACCATCGGGATCTGCTTCCTGGTCCAGCTGATCCTGGTCAGGCCCGACGCCGGCGCGGTGGCGCGCGGCCTGATCCCGTCGCTGGACGCGCTGAAGCAAGGCAACGCCCTGTACCTGGCTATCGGCATCGTCGGCGCGACGATCATGCCGCATAACCTCTATCTGCACTCCTCGATCGTCCAGACCCGGGTCGTGCCCGCCGACGAGCCCGGCAAGCGTTCGGCCCTGCGGCTGGCGACGCTGGACACCGTCGCCTCCCTGGCCGTGGCCCTGTTCATCAACGCCGCCATCCTGATCCTGGCGGCCTCGGCCTTTCACCGCGCGGGGATCACCGACGTGGCCGGCATCGAGGAGGCCCATCGCCTGCTCGAGCCCCTGACCGGCGCGGCCGTCGCCGGCCTGCTGTTCGGGATCGCCCTGTTCGCCTCGGGCCAGAGCTCGACCTTCACCGGCACCATCGCCGGCCAGGTGATCCTGGAGGGGTTCCTGAACCTGAAGATCCCCTGCTGGCAACGGCGACTGATCACCCGCGGCCTGGCCATCGTGCCGGCCCTGGTCGGGGTGCTGACCCTGGGCGAGCATTCGGTGGGCAAGCTGCTGGTCCTGACCCAGGTGGTGCTGAGCGCCCAGCTGCCGTTCGCGATCTTCCCGCTGCTGCGCTTCACCGACGACAAGGCGCTGATGGGCGTGTTCGCCAACGGCCTGCTGACCAAGGCGGTGGCCTGGGGGCTGTTCATGGTGATCTCGGCGGCCAACGCCTGGCTGGTCTTCCAGACCCTGGCCGGCTGA
- a CDS encoding toll/interleukin-1 receptor domain-containing protein, with protein MSRIWLTYAWKDNENNDVDYIIQSMEKSGLEVEFDRKKLISGQRIWPALDAAIKNTNNIDGWAIYLTENSLRSEPCQEELAYALDRALRNRGSKFPLIGIFPSPIDHDLIPSAIATRLYVNLSDPDWVKKVQSGVSGRSFYKPSDIPPYVVRFYRHKNGPILEIRPRAGRWRNALAMVSLDQKDLLRFALVGPAGALPGSGIVHTSASGIDNLWVGERVNSPVDSLNSLFVFFTDLPNKLLTGSEDERLLLQIEGQNLNWVN; from the coding sequence ATGTCCAGAATTTGGCTAACATATGCCTGGAAAGATAACGAGAACAACGACGTCGACTATATAATACAATCTATGGAAAAATCCGGTTTAGAAGTTGAATTCGACCGAAAAAAACTAATTTCCGGGCAAAGAATTTGGCCCGCACTGGATGCCGCGATAAAAAATACGAACAACATCGACGGATGGGCAATATACTTGACGGAAAACAGCCTTCGCAGCGAGCCCTGTCAGGAAGAATTAGCGTACGCTCTAGACCGAGCGCTCAGAAATCGAGGAAGTAAATTTCCTTTAATTGGAATATTTCCATCTCCAATCGATCACGATCTCATCCCATCGGCTATTGCCACACGGCTTTACGTGAATTTGAGCGATCCAGATTGGGTTAAAAAAGTTCAATCCGGAGTATCGGGAAGAAGCTTCTACAAACCTTCCGACATTCCACCTTATGTTGTGCGCTTTTATCGGCACAAAAATGGTCCCATCTTAGAAATCAGACCTCGGGCGGGTCGCTGGCGCAATGCTCTCGCAATGGTTTCGCTAGATCAGAAAGATCTACTTCGCTTTGCGTTGGTAGGTCCGGCAGGTGCACTCCCAGGATCAGGTATTGTTCACACGTCCGCAAGCGGAATTGACAATCTATGGGTTGGCGAACGTGTCAATAGTCCCGTTGATAGCTTAAATAGTCTATTCGTATTTTTCACAGATTTACCGAACAAGCTACTCACAGGGTCAGAAGATGAGCGCCTACTCCTGCAAATAGAAGGACAGAATTTGAACTGGGTGAACTAG
- a CDS encoding HTTM domain-containing protein has product MSLDAAARLTEILLALALLQQGFEHLRGFREERVLFGARAVLCVLVILGVATPWPLVGLAGLSLLILRRFEGPYNGGSDRMGLLALWCLTLSRLTPMAQGKELFFGYLGAQLVLSYVIAGGVKVLNPDWRTGRALRDVFQFSTYPVAEDLRRWADRPQVMRIMAWAVILFELAFPLTLVSRQTLVAGLVVAATFHLANACLFGLNRFFWIWLSVYPAILWLQARLF; this is encoded by the coding sequence ATGAGCCTGGACGCCGCCGCCCGCCTGACCGAGATCCTGCTGGCCCTGGCCCTGCTGCAACAGGGTTTCGAGCACCTGCGCGGCTTTCGCGAGGAGCGCGTGCTGTTCGGGGCCCGCGCCGTCCTGTGCGTGCTGGTGATCCTCGGCGTCGCCACGCCCTGGCCGCTGGTCGGGCTGGCGGGACTGTCGCTGCTGATCCTGCGGCGCTTCGAGGGCCCCTACAACGGCGGCAGCGACCGCATGGGCCTGCTGGCGCTGTGGTGCCTGACCCTGTCGCGCCTGACGCCGATGGCTCAAGGCAAGGAGCTGTTCTTCGGCTATCTGGGCGCGCAACTGGTGCTGTCCTATGTCATCGCCGGCGGGGTGAAGGTCCTGAACCCCGACTGGCGCACCGGCCGCGCGCTGCGCGACGTCTTCCAGTTCTCGACCTACCCCGTCGCCGAGGACCTGCGGCGCTGGGCCGACCGGCCGCAAGTGATGCGGATCATGGCCTGGGCGGTGATCCTGTTCGAGCTGGCCTTCCCGCTGACCTTGGTGTCGCGCCAGACCCTGGTCGCCGGCCTGGTGGTCGCCGCGACCTTCCACCTGGCCAACGCCTGCCTGTTCGGTCTGAACCGGTTCTTCTGGATCTGGCTGTCGGTCTACCCGGCGATCCTGTGGCTGCAGGCGCGGCTGTTCTGA
- a CDS encoding acyl-CoA synthetase, translating into MHPFHHAQSQPDKPAYIMAGSGETVSYQELDARSNQGAQLFRSWGLRAGDVIAILMDNNARFFEIAWAAQRAGLYYTCVSTKLTAAEVEYIVTDCGAKALIVSPTLDAVAEAVAPLIPGVRLLRVGGAKGAFADFEAARAVMPETPIADETAGSDMLYSSGTTGRPKGVKPPLSGGPIDAPHALQMMAMGLFGFSGDSLYLSPAPLYHAAPLRWCMTVQKLGGTVIVMEKFDPEAALALIEKHGVTCGQFAPTHFVRMLKLPEAVRARYDVSSMRSAVHAAAPCPVPVKAQMIDWWGPVIFEYYAGTEGNGFCWINSENWLAHKGSVGQAVLGELRICDEAGEPVPPRTEGAVYFANGPAVNYHNAPDKTAESYNQHGWTTLGDVGWVDEEGYLYLTDRKSFMIISGGVNIYPQEIENLLITHPKVADAAVVGAPHEEMGEQVVAVIQPLDGAADQAALAEELMAFARENLSHVKAPRRIDFMAELPRHPTGKLYKRLIRDAYWDKGDGGVV; encoded by the coding sequence ATGCACCCGTTCCACCACGCCCAGAGCCAACCGGACAAGCCCGCCTACATCATGGCCGGCTCAGGCGAGACGGTGTCCTACCAAGAGCTCGACGCCCGCTCGAACCAGGGGGCGCAGCTGTTCCGGTCCTGGGGCCTGCGGGCCGGCGACGTGATCGCCATCCTGATGGACAACAACGCCCGCTTCTTCGAGATCGCCTGGGCGGCTCAGCGCGCGGGGCTCTACTACACCTGCGTCTCGACCAAGTTGACGGCGGCCGAGGTCGAGTACATCGTCACCGACTGCGGGGCCAAGGCGCTGATCGTCAGCCCCACGCTGGACGCCGTGGCCGAAGCGGTCGCGCCGCTGATCCCGGGTGTTCGCCTGCTACGGGTGGGCGGGGCCAAGGGCGCGTTCGCGGACTTCGAGGCGGCCCGGGCCGTCATGCCCGAGACGCCGATCGCCGACGAGACGGCGGGATCGGACATGCTCTATTCGTCGGGCACCACCGGCCGCCCCAAGGGCGTCAAGCCGCCCCTGAGCGGCGGGCCGATCGACGCGCCCCACGCCTTGCAGATGATGGCCATGGGGCTGTTTGGCTTTTCCGGCGACAGCCTCTACCTCTCGCCCGCGCCGCTCTATCACGCCGCCCCGCTGCGCTGGTGCATGACCGTGCAGAAGCTGGGCGGCACGGTGATCGTGATGGAGAAGTTCGATCCCGAGGCCGCCCTGGCCCTGATCGAGAAGCACGGCGTCACCTGCGGCCAATTCGCGCCGACCCACTTCGTGCGGATGCTGAAACTGCCGGAGGCCGTGCGCGCCAGGTATGACGTGTCGTCGATGCGCTCGGCCGTCCACGCCGCCGCCCCCTGCCCCGTGCCGGTCAAGGCGCAGATGATCGACTGGTGGGGCCCGGTGATCTTCGAATACTACGCCGGCACCGAGGGCAACGGCTTCTGCTGGATCAATTCGGAGAACTGGCTGGCCCACAAGGGCAGCGTCGGCCAGGCGGTGCTGGGCGAGTTGCGGATCTGCGACGAGGCCGGCGAGCCCGTTCCGCCCCGCACCGAGGGCGCGGTCTATTTCGCCAACGGTCCGGCGGTGAACTATCACAACGCCCCGGACAAGACCGCCGAGAGCTACAACCAGCATGGCTGGACCACCCTGGGCGACGTGGGCTGGGTCGACGAGGAGGGCTACCTCTACCTCACCGACCGCAAGAGCTTCATGATCATCTCGGGCGGGGTGAACATCTATCCGCAGGAGATCGAGAACCTGCTCATCACCCACCCCAAGGTCGCCGACGCCGCCGTGGTCGGCGCGCCGCACGAAGAGATGGGCGAGCAGGTGGTGGCGGTGATCCAGCCCTTGGACGGCGCCGCTGATCAAGCCGCCCTGGCCGAGGAACTGATGGCCTTCGCCCGCGAGAACCTCAGCCACGTGAAGGCGCCCAGGCGCATCGACTTCATGGCGGAGCTGCCAAGGCACCCCACCGGCAAGCTCTACAAGCGGCTGATCCGGGATGCGTACTGGGATAAGGGTGATGGCGGGGTCGTCTGA
- a CDS encoding crotonase/enoyl-CoA hydratase family protein — MAAPSFETLLYAVEDGIATITLNRPEKLNAFTARMMKELIEVFDLTDGDDAVRVVIVTGAGRAFCAGADLSGGGATFDRTNPQALEREEGKVGDIYRDGGGRVVLRMYDSLKPIIAAVNGPAVGVGVTMQLPMDIRLASTDAKFGFVFARRGITPEACSSWFLPRLVGMQTALEWVFSGRVFGAQEALDRGLVRSLHAPEDLLPAARALAREIADNTAPVSVALSRQLLWRMAGADHPMEAHKADSRAIQSRGAAGDAKEGVSSFLEKRHPAYPDKVSADLPDIWPEWGEHPFK; from the coding sequence ATGGCCGCGCCCAGCTTCGAGACCCTGCTCTACGCCGTCGAGGACGGGATCGCGACGATCACCCTGAACCGTCCGGAGAAGCTGAACGCCTTCACCGCCCGGATGATGAAGGAGCTGATCGAGGTGTTCGACCTCACCGACGGCGACGACGCCGTGCGCGTGGTGATCGTCACCGGCGCGGGGCGGGCGTTCTGCGCCGGGGCGGACCTGTCGGGCGGCGGGGCCACCTTCGATCGCACCAATCCCCAGGCCCTGGAGCGCGAGGAGGGCAAGGTCGGCGACATCTATCGCGACGGCGGCGGCCGCGTGGTGCTGCGCATGTACGACAGCCTCAAGCCGATCATCGCCGCCGTGAACGGCCCCGCGGTGGGCGTGGGCGTGACCATGCAGTTGCCGATGGACATCCGCCTGGCCTCGACCGACGCCAAGTTCGGCTTCGTGTTCGCGCGGCGCGGCATCACGCCCGAGGCCTGCTCGTCCTGGTTCCTGCCGCGTCTGGTCGGCATGCAGACGGCGCTGGAATGGGTGTTCAGCGGCCGGGTGTTCGGCGCCCAGGAGGCGTTGGACCGCGGCCTGGTCCGTTCGCTGCACGCGCCCGAGGACCTGCTGCCCGCCGCCCGGGCTTTGGCCCGCGAGATCGCCGACAACACCGCCCCGGTCTCGGTGGCCCTGTCGCGCCAGCTGCTGTGGCGCATGGCCGGCGCCGATCATCCTATGGAGGCCCACAAGGCCGACAGCCGGGCCATCCAGTCGCGCGGCGCGGCCGGCGACGCCAAGGAAGGCGTCAGCTCGTTCCTGGAAAAGCGCCACCCGGCCTATCCGGACAAGGTGTCGGCCGATCTTCCGGACATCTGGCCGGAGTGGGGCGAGCATCCGTTCAAGTAG
- a CDS encoding GAF domain-containing protein yields the protein MAEAFNDKTLTADKSARYAEVAEEIASVLDGETNLTARMATVASMLASSFDHYFWTGFYVVDPLKARELVVGPYQGTLGCLRIAYGRGVCGAAAETGQTQLVEDVHAFPGHIACDSRSQSEIVAPVFDAAGQLLAVFDVDSDKPAAFDSVDQQGIEAILKATFA from the coding sequence ATGGCCGAAGCTTTCAACGACAAGACCCTGACCGCCGACAAGTCGGCCCGCTACGCCGAGGTGGCCGAGGAGATCGCCTCGGTGCTGGACGGCGAGACCAACCTGACCGCGCGCATGGCGACCGTGGCCTCGATGCTGGCCTCCAGCTTCGACCACTATTTCTGGACCGGCTTCTACGTGGTCGATCCGCTCAAGGCGCGCGAGCTGGTGGTCGGGCCCTACCAGGGCACCCTGGGCTGCCTGCGGATCGCCTACGGCCGCGGCGTGTGCGGCGCGGCGGCGGAAACCGGCCAGACCCAGCTGGTCGAGGACGTCCACGCCTTTCCGGGACACATCGCCTGCGACAGCCGGTCCCAAAGCGAGATCGTCGCGCCGGTGTTCGACGCTGCGGGCCAGCTTCTGGCGGTGTTTGACGTCGATTCCGACAAGCCCGCGGCCTTCGATTCCGTTGACCAGCAAGGGATCGAGGCGATCCTGAAGGCGACTTTCGCCTAA
- a CDS encoding GNAT family N-acetyltransferase, which produces MLDVETLHPRDLSPADLRLWREMQAAEPAFSNPLLGPDFARAVGAVRDDARVAVIRRDGETLGFLPHHRRPGAMARPIGSPLSDYHGLVSRRFAGLNGAEVLRAADLTSFRYTGLVDPYNVFGPTEQKLAHVIALGNTDAETYLEAVRAASPKKIKNWRRLDNKLEREMGTIELVAGDRSPEAFDQLIAWKREQLERTGVHDFLRPEWTRNLMLDMFQKQEGPFQGLMICLYAGGELVAGHFGVRLDGVYHPWIASTNPAYGEWSPGQIFFMRAIAAMPELGLHRYDLGPGHDHYKGAYALSQTSIGEGTSTAATMAGRVAHSLDGVMAMAGSRGAGPVGRLSRRMDAIASVELTVGGRMRGLVGAFANQAQRRHG; this is translated from the coding sequence ATGCTGGACGTCGAAACGCTTCACCCCCGCGATCTTTCGCCCGCGGACCTGCGCCTGTGGCGCGAGATGCAGGCGGCCGAACCCGCCTTCAGCAATCCGTTGCTGGGTCCGGACTTCGCGCGCGCGGTGGGGGCCGTGCGCGACGACGCCCGGGTGGCGGTGATCCGCCGCGACGGCGAGACCCTGGGCTTCCTGCCGCACCATCGCCGTCCGGGCGCGATGGCCCGGCCGATCGGCTCGCCGCTGTCGGACTATCACGGCCTGGTGTCGCGCCGCTTCGCCGGCCTGAACGGCGCCGAGGTGCTGCGCGCCGCCGACCTGACCTCGTTCCGCTATACCGGCCTGGTCGACCCCTACAACGTGTTCGGCCCGACCGAGCAGAAGCTGGCCCACGTGATCGCCCTGGGCAACACCGACGCCGAGACCTATCTGGAGGCCGTTCGCGCGGCCAGCCCCAAGAAGATCAAGAACTGGCGCCGGCTGGACAACAAGCTGGAGCGCGAGATGGGGACCATCGAACTGGTCGCCGGCGACCGCTCGCCCGAGGCCTTCGACCAGTTGATCGCCTGGAAGCGCGAACAGCTGGAGCGCACCGGCGTCCACGACTTCCTGCGTCCCGAATGGACCCGCAACCTGATGCTGGACATGTTCCAGAAGCAGGAAGGTCCGTTCCAGGGGCTGATGATCTGCCTCTATGCCGGCGGCGAGCTGGTGGCGGGCCACTTCGGCGTGCGGCTGGACGGCGTCTACCACCCGTGGATCGCCTCGACCAACCCGGCCTATGGCGAGTGGTCGCCGGGCCAGATCTTCTTCATGCGCGCCATCGCGGCGATGCCGGAGCTGGGCCTGCACCGCTACGACCTCGGCCCCGGCCACGACCACTACAAGGGCGCCTATGCGCTGAGCCAAACCTCGATCGGCGAGGGCACGTCCACGGCCGCGACCATGGCCGGCCGCGTCGCCCACTCGCTGGACGGGGTGATGGCGATGGCCGGTTCGCGGGGCGCGGGTCCGGTCGGCCGGCTCAGCCGCCGCATGGACGCCATCGCCAGCGTCGAGCTGACGGTGGGCGGCCGGATGCGCGGTCTGGTCGGCGCGTTCGCTAACCAAGCGCAAAGGCGTCACGGCTAG
- a CDS encoding glycosyltransferase family 2 protein — protein MRVTVMIPTQRRLDGLAVAARSVFAQAGVDFAALELVVVDNDQAPSAQTTTADLARQAPFPVHYVHEPRPGVAHARNAGMAKASGELIAFLDDDEEAPTGWLAALLAAQARYEADVVFGPVRARAPASVTRHRDYLERFFSREGPAEAGVIDHYYGCGDSLLRRAALPDPVAPFAVERNHIGGEDDMLFGHMQASGARFAWEPAAWVWEDPVPDRLSLDYTIRRAFAYGQGPTSHCAAASPPDRVGVARWMVVGLAQSALFGLVAGFKWLTRAGDRADWLDRAARGLGKTLWWDPFKIHFYGRTAS, from the coding sequence ATGCGCGTCACGGTCATGATCCCCACCCAACGGCGTCTCGATGGCCTGGCCGTCGCGGCCCGTTCGGTGTTCGCCCAGGCGGGGGTGGATTTCGCCGCCCTGGAGCTGGTGGTCGTCGACAACGACCAGGCGCCGTCGGCCCAGACCACGACGGCCGACCTGGCCCGCCAGGCGCCGTTTCCGGTCCATTACGTCCACGAGCCGCGGCCCGGTGTGGCCCACGCCCGCAACGCCGGCATGGCCAAGGCGTCCGGCGAGCTGATCGCCTTCCTCGACGACGACGAAGAGGCGCCGACCGGCTGGCTGGCCGCGCTGCTGGCCGCCCAGGCGCGCTACGAGGCCGACGTGGTGTTCGGCCCGGTCCGGGCCCGCGCCCCGGCCAGCGTCACCCGGCATCGCGACTATCTGGAGCGTTTCTTCTCGCGCGAAGGCCCCGCCGAGGCCGGCGTCATCGACCACTATTACGGCTGCGGCGACAGCCTGCTGCGCCGCGCCGCCTTGCCCGACCCGGTCGCGCCCTTCGCCGTGGAGCGCAACCATATCGGTGGCGAGGACGACATGCTGTTTGGTCATATGCAGGCGAGCGGCGCGCGTTTCGCCTGGGAGCCGGCGGCCTGGGTCTGGGAAGACCCCGTGCCCGACCGCCTCAGCCTGGACTACACGATCCGCCGCGCCTTCGCCTACGGCCAGGGCCCGACCTCGCACTGCGCCGCCGCCAGTCCGCCCGACCGCGTGGGCGTGGCCCGCTGGATGGTCGTGGGCCTGGCCCAGAGCGCGCTGTTTGGCCTGGTGGCCGGCTTCAAGTGGCTGACCCGCGCGGGCGACCGCGCCGACTGGCTGGACCGCGCCGCCCGCGGCCTGGGCAAGACCCTGTGGTGGGACCCGTTCAAGATCCATTTCTACGGAAGGACCGCGTCGTGA
- a CDS encoding methyl-accepting chemotaxis protein — protein sequence MSGFNRLPLGWRLIVVLGLLAGLGQLGWAAFGGPGLVSPFSMAGMATLVATLVIGLVAWAEATRRAFDGLTRSVDALGAGQYDRPQTLLDADDQQVRALAKGLDGVQRKLAGEQAARAVEDAERVAAEAEQRRHLQDVETYARTQLTAVNTLGQGVEKLAEGDLIWRMREDAFPAEARKIPGDFNAAVENLQHTLAGILGAAQSIRAGCGDLSAAAEDLAQRTDRQVSGVERTAAALDQITATVKKSSDNAEKARGVTQSAKSNAEKSGLVVREAVEAMGGIEKSSQSITQIIGVIDEIAFQTNLLALNAGVEAARAGDAGRGFAVVAQEVRALAQRSADAAKEIKGLIRASSEQVGKGVKLVGETGQTLDQILGQVIEINDLVGEIAASSKEQAGGLAEVNAAVNQMGQVIHQNGAMVEQSAAATSALAAEAEELERLLGGFQIGAEIHEYRPRHDARREVPAAPRREAFRERYVQGANALKIEPRSRPGEWR from the coding sequence ATGAGCGGGTTCAATCGGCTGCCTCTCGGCTGGAGGCTGATCGTCGTCCTCGGCCTGCTGGCGGGCCTGGGCCAGCTGGGTTGGGCGGCGTTCGGCGGGCCGGGCTTGGTGTCGCCGTTCAGCATGGCCGGCATGGCCACCCTTGTGGCGACCCTGGTCATCGGCCTGGTCGCCTGGGCCGAGGCCACGCGCCGCGCCTTCGACGGCCTGACCCGCTCGGTCGACGCCCTGGGCGCGGGCCAGTACGACCGCCCGCAGACCTTGCTCGACGCCGACGACCAACAGGTTCGCGCCCTGGCCAAGGGGCTGGACGGCGTGCAGCGCAAGCTGGCCGGCGAGCAGGCCGCCCGCGCCGTCGAGGACGCCGAGCGCGTCGCCGCCGAGGCCGAGCAGCGCCGCCACCTGCAAGACGTCGAGACCTATGCCCGCACCCAGCTGACCGCCGTCAACACCCTGGGGCAGGGCGTCGAGAAGCTGGCCGAGGGCGACCTGATCTGGCGCATGCGCGAGGACGCCTTCCCGGCCGAGGCCCGCAAGATCCCCGGCGACTTCAACGCCGCCGTCGAAAACCTGCAGCACACCCTGGCCGGCATCCTGGGCGCGGCGCAAAGCATCCGCGCCGGCTGCGGCGACCTCTCGGCCGCCGCCGAGGACCTGGCCCAGCGCACCGATCGCCAGGTCTCGGGCGTCGAGCGCACGGCCGCCGCGCTCGACCAGATCACCGCCACGGTCAAGAAGAGCTCCGACAACGCCGAGAAGGCGCGGGGCGTGACCCAGAGCGCCAAGTCCAACGCCGAGAAGAGCGGCCTGGTGGTGCGCGAGGCCGTCGAGGCCATGGGCGGCATCGAGAAGTCCTCGCAATCGATCACCCAGATCATCGGGGTGATCGACGAGATCGCCTTCCAGACCAACCTGCTGGCCCTGAACGCCGGTGTCGAGGCCGCGCGAGCGGGCGACGCCGGTCGCGGCTTCGCGGTGGTCGCCCAGGAAGTTCGAGCCCTGGCCCAGCGCTCGGCCGACGCCGCCAAGGAGATCAAGGGCCTGATCCGCGCCTCCAGCGAACAGGTCGGCAAGGGCGTCAAGCTGGTCGGCGAGACCGGCCAGACCCTGGACCAGATCCTGGGCCAGGTGATCGAGATCAACGACTTGGTCGGCGAGATCGCCGCCTCGTCCAAGGAACAGGCCGGGGGCCTGGCCGAGGTCAACGCCGCCGTGAACCAGATGGGCCAGGTGATCCACCAGAACGGCGCCATGGTCGAGCAGTCGGCCGCCGCCACCAGCGCCCTGGCCGCCGAGGCCGAGGAACTGGAGCGCCTGCTGGGCGGCTTCCAGATCGGGGCCGAGATCCACGAATATCGCCCGCGCCACGACGCGCGCCGCGAGGTTCCCGCCGCGCCGCGCCGCGAAGCCTTCCGCGAGCGTTACGTGCAGGGCGCCAACGCGCTGAAGATCGAACCGCGCTCGCGTCCCGGCGAGTGGCGCTGA